TGAGAATCGGAATGGCCATGGCGAGAATAAGAATTTTACCGCCTAATTCGATTTTGGAAGCTATGGCCCCTTGCCCAGCATCCTTTGTGATCTGGGCAGCGAATTCGGCAATATAGGCGATTCCGATGATCTTCAGGATCGTTTCTACATAGACGAGATTTACCTTGGCATTTGCCGCCAGCTTCTGGATCATTGAAATGATCTGATATATTTGGTCTACCAAAAATAAGAAGATTGCTGAACCTGTGAACACGATGAGCAAGAAAGCAAAGTTTGGCTTTTGTTC
The window above is part of the Mesobacillus jeotgali genome. Proteins encoded here:
- the spoIIIAD gene encoding stage III sporulation protein AD: MEILQITGVALIATFLALIVKEQKPNFAFLLIVFTGSAIFLFLVDQIYQIISMIQKLAANAKVNLVYVETILKIIGIAYIAEFAAQITKDAGQGAIASKIELGGKILILAMAIPILTVMIETIIRLIPG